The genomic segment TCCCCGGTGCTCCGGAGCGATACTCTTTTGCGAAGATCACGGAACCCATTGAGGTTCCAGGTCTCCTCGACTTGCAGCTTGAGTCTTTTGCATGGCTCATTGGTACGCCTGAGTGGCGTGCCCGCATGCAAGAAAAGGTCTCCGAGGGTACCCGTGTAACAAGTGGTCTTGAGGACATTCTTGAAGAATTGTCCCCAATTCAGGACTACTCAGGAAACATGTCTCTATCTCTGTCGGAGCCCCGCTTCGAAGAGGTGAAGTACTCCATTGATGAGTGCAAAGAAAAAGACATTAACTACTCGGCTCCGCTGTATGTGACAGCGGAGTTCGTGAACAACGATACTGGTGAAATTAAATCGCAGACCGTATTCATCGGCGACTTCCCGATGATGACGGACAAGGGAACGTTCATTGTCAATGGCACGGAACGTGTTGTTGTCTCCCAGCTGGTTCGTTCCCCCGGTGTGTATTTTGATCAGACGATCGACAAGTCCACAGAGCGTGCCCTGCACTCGGTGAAGGTGATCCCTTCCCGCGGCGCATGGCTAGAGTTCGACGTGGATAAGCGCGACACCGTTGGTGTGCGCATTGACCGCAAGCGCCGTCAGCCCGTCACCGTCCTGCTGAAGGCCCTGGGTTGGACCCACGAGCAAATCGTGGAGCGTTTCGGCTTCTCCGAGATCATGATGACCACGCTGGAATCCGACGGTGTATCCAACACCGACGAAGCCTTGCTGGAAATTTACCGCAAGCAGCGCCCCGGCGAGCAGCCGACGCGCGACCTTGCACAGTCCCTGCTGGATAGCAGCTTCTTCCGGGCGAAGCGCTACGACCTTGCCAAGGTTGGCCGCTACAAGGTCAACCGCAAACTGGGTCTTGGCGGCGACCATGATGGCACCATGGTGCTGACCGAGGAAGATATTGCCACCACCCTGGAGTACCTGGTGCGCCTGCACGCAGGTGAAACCACCATGACCTCCCCAACCGGCGCGGTCATTCCGGTTGAGGTGGACGATATCGACCACTTTGGTAACCGTCGTCTCCGCACCGTGGGCGAGCTGATCCAGAACCAGGTCCGTGTGGGCCTTTCCCGCATGGAGCGTGTGGTGCGTGAGCGTATGACCACGCAGGATGCGGAGTCCATCACTCCCACCTCGCTGATTAACGTGCGCCCCGTGTCTGCGGCGATCCGCGAGTTTTTCGGTACCTCGCAGCTGTCGCAGTTCATGGACCAGAACAACTCCCTGTCTGGTCTGACCCACAAGCGCCGTTTGTCTGCTCTTGGCCCGGGTGGTCTGTCCCGTGAGCGTGCAGGCATTGAAGTTCGCGACGTGCACCCCTCGCACTACGGCCGCATGTGTCCGATTGAAACCCCTGAAGGCCCCAACATTGGTCTCATTGGTTCACTGTCCTCCTACGCGCAGGTCAACCCGTTCGGCTTCATTGAAACCCCCTACCGCAAGGTTGTGGACGGCAAGCTGACGGATCAGATTGACTACCTCACCGCAGACGAGGAAGACCGCCACGTGGTCGCCCAGGCGAACACGCCTTTTGACAAGGACGGCAACATCACCGAAGAGCGTGTTGTGGTCCGCATGAAAGGCGGGGACATTGAGGTGGTCAACGCCACCGACATCGACTACATGGATATTTCCCCACGTCAGATGGTGTCCGTGGCTACCGCCATGATTCCCTTCCTGGAGCACGACGACGCTAACCGTGCCCTCATGGGTGCGAACATGCAACGTCAAGCCGTGCCGCTGGTCCGCTCGGAAGCCCCCTACGTGGGTACCGGCATGGAGCTGCGCGCCGCCTACGACGCAGGCGACTTGGTTATTTCCAAGAAATCCGGCGTGGTGGAGAACCTCTCTGCGGACTTCATCACCGTGATGGGTGACGACGGCATCCGCGACACCTACATCCTGCGCAAATTCCAGCGCACCAACCAGGGTACGTGCTACAACCAGAAGCCACTGGTGGACATTGGCGACCGCGTTGAAGCTGGTCAGGTTATTGCCGACGGCCCCGGCACCGACAACGGTGAAATGGCACTCGGCCGTAACCTGCTGGTGGCGTTCATGCCATGGGAAGGCCACAACTACGAGGACGCGATCATTCTGAATCAGCGCCTTGTGGAGGAGGACATTCTCACCTCGATCCACATTGAGGAACACGAAATTGACGCCCGCGACACCAAGCTCGGTGCCGAGGAAATTACCCGTGAAATCCCCAACGTGTCCGAGGACGTGCTGAAAGACCTGGATGACCGCGGTATTGTCCGCATCGGTGCCGACGTCCGCGACGGCGACATCCTGGTGGGTAAGGTCACCCCGAAGGGTGAGACCGAGCTGACCCCGGAGGAGCGCCTGCTGCGCGCCATCTTCGGCGAGAAGGCCCGCGAGGTCCGCGACACCTCCATGAAGGTGCCGCACGGTGAAACAGGCAAGGTTATTGGCGTTCGTCGATTCTCCCGGGATGACGACGATGACCTGGCCCCCGGCGTCAACGAAATGATTCGCGTGTACGTCGCCCAGAAGCGCAAGATCCAGGACGGCGATAAGCTGGCCGGCCGCCACGGCAACAAGGGCGTTGTGGGCAAGATCCTGCCGCAGGAAGACATGCCGTTCCTGCCGGACGGCACCCCGGTGGACATTATTTTGAACACCCACGGTGTGCCGCGTCGTATGAACATCGGCCAGGTGCTGGAAGTCCACCTTGGCTGGCTCGCCGCCGCCGGGTGGAGTATCGATACCAACAACCCGGACAACAAGGATCTGATGGAGATGCTGCCGGAGGAACTCTACGACGTTCCCGCCGGTTCGCTTACCGCAACCCCTGTGTTCGACGGTGCCTCCAACGAGGAGCTCGCTGGACTGCTCGCCAACTCGCGCCCCAACCGCGACGGCGACATCCTGGTGGACGGAAACGGTAAGGCTCAGCTTATCGACGGCCGTTCCGGCGAACCGTTCCCGTACCCCGTTTCTGTGGGCTACATGTACATCCTGAAGTTGCACCACCTGGTGGACGAGAAGATTCACGCTCGTTCCACTGGTCCATACTCCATGATCACCCAGCAGCCGCTCGGCGGTAAGGCCCAGTTCGGTGGCCAGCGCTTTGGTGAAATGGAAGTGTGGGCAATGCAGGCGTACGGCGCTGCCTACACTCTGCAAGAATTGTTGACCATCAAGTCCGACGATGTGGTTGGTCGCGTCAAGGTCTACGAAGCAATCGTCAAGGGTGAAAATATCCCTGACCCGGGCATTCCCGAGTCATTCAAGGTGCTGTTGAAGGAACTCCAGTCCCTGTGCTTGAACGTTGAGGTTCTCTCAGCGGACGGTACCCCGATGGAGCTGGGCACCTCCGACGATGACGAGTTTGACCAGGCAGGCGCGTCGCTGGGCATCAACCTGTCCCGCGACGAGCGTTCCGACGCTGATAGCGCCTAAACCGCACTACTTTCCTCGGCCTGCTGACAGCATGCACAACCGGGGTGCCGGTCCACGGTGAGAAGCCGTGGGTCGGGTTCCCCGGGGCGTCGATAAGCAGGCGAATGATTGCCACTAGAACTTATTTTTAGGAAAGAGAGTTACGTGCTAGACGTCAACTTCTTCGACGAGCTCCGCATCGGACTCGCCACCGCCGACGACATTCGTCGCTGGTCCAAGGGCGAGGTTAAAAAGCCGGAGACCATCAACTACCGAACCCTGAAGCCCGAAAAGGACGGCCTCTTCTGCGAGCGTATTTTCGGCCCCACCCGCGACTGGGAATGCGCCTGTGGCAAATACAAGCGCGTCCGTTACAAGGGCATCATTTGTGAGCGCTGTGGTGTGGAAGTCACCAAGTCCAAGGTGCGCCGCGAGCGTATGGGCCACATTGAGCTCGCTGCACCCGTGACCCACATCTGGTACTTCAAGGGTGTGCCTTCCCGCCTGGGCTACCTGCTGGACCTGGCACCGAAGGACCTGGAACGCATCATCTACTTCGCTGCGAACATCATCACCAGCGTTGATGAGGAAGCACGCCACAACGACCTGACCACTCTAGAAGCCGAAATGCTGCTGGAGAAGAAGGACGTGGAGGCTGACTCCGAATCCGAGCTGGCCGAGCGCGCTCAGAAGCTGGAAGAAGACCTTGCCGAGCTGGAGGCAGCCGGTGCCAAGGCCGACGCCCGCCGCAAGGTGCAAAACGCAGCTGACAAGGAAATGCAGCACATCCGCGAGCGCGCCCAGCGCGAAATCGATCGCCTGGATGAAATCTGGAACACCTTTGTCAAGCTTGCCCCGAAGCAGATGATCGTTGATGAGACCATCTACTCCGAGCTGGTGGACCGCTACGAAGACTACTTCACCGGCGGCATGGGTGCCGAGGCAATCCAGACCCTGATCCGCAACTTCGACCTTGACGCCGAGGCCGAGGAGCTGCGCACCATCATCAACGAAGGCAAAGGCCAGAAGAAGATGCGTGCCCTCAAGCGCTTGAAGGTCGTTGCGGCTTTCCAGCGTTCTGGCAACGACCCGGCAGGCATGGTTCTGGATTGCATTCCGGTGATCCCGCCTGAGCTGCGCCCCATGGTTCAGCTTGACGGTGGCCGTTTTGCCACTTCCGACCTGAACGACCTGTACCGCCGCGTGATCAACCGCAACAACCGCCTCAAGCGCATGATCGACCTCGGTGCCCCCGAGATCATCGTAAACAACGAGAAGCGCATGCTGCAGGAATCCGTGGACGCACTGTTCGACAACGGCCGTCGCGGCCGCCCCGTCACCGGCCCGGGCAACCGCCCGCTGAAGTCCCTCTCTGACCTGCTGAAGGGCAAGCAGGGTCGCTTCCGCCAGAACTTGCTGGGTAAGCGCGTGGACTACTCTGGTCGTTCCGTGATTATCGTTGGTCCGCAGCTGCGCCTGCACGAATGTGGTCTGCCCAAGCTGATGGCGCTGGAACTGTTCAAGCCGTTCGTGATGAAGC from the Corynebacterium durum genome contains:
- the rpoB gene encoding DNA-directed RNA polymerase subunit beta; amino-acid sequence: MLEGRILAVSRQTKSMAEIPGAPERYSFAKITEPIEVPGLLDLQLESFAWLIGTPEWRARMQEKVSEGTRVTSGLEDILEELSPIQDYSGNMSLSLSEPRFEEVKYSIDECKEKDINYSAPLYVTAEFVNNDTGEIKSQTVFIGDFPMMTDKGTFIVNGTERVVVSQLVRSPGVYFDQTIDKSTERALHSVKVIPSRGAWLEFDVDKRDTVGVRIDRKRRQPVTVLLKALGWTHEQIVERFGFSEIMMTTLESDGVSNTDEALLEIYRKQRPGEQPTRDLAQSLLDSSFFRAKRYDLAKVGRYKVNRKLGLGGDHDGTMVLTEEDIATTLEYLVRLHAGETTMTSPTGAVIPVEVDDIDHFGNRRLRTVGELIQNQVRVGLSRMERVVRERMTTQDAESITPTSLINVRPVSAAIREFFGTSQLSQFMDQNNSLSGLTHKRRLSALGPGGLSRERAGIEVRDVHPSHYGRMCPIETPEGPNIGLIGSLSSYAQVNPFGFIETPYRKVVDGKLTDQIDYLTADEEDRHVVAQANTPFDKDGNITEERVVVRMKGGDIEVVNATDIDYMDISPRQMVSVATAMIPFLEHDDANRALMGANMQRQAVPLVRSEAPYVGTGMELRAAYDAGDLVISKKSGVVENLSADFITVMGDDGIRDTYILRKFQRTNQGTCYNQKPLVDIGDRVEAGQVIADGPGTDNGEMALGRNLLVAFMPWEGHNYEDAIILNQRLVEEDILTSIHIEEHEIDARDTKLGAEEITREIPNVSEDVLKDLDDRGIVRIGADVRDGDILVGKVTPKGETELTPEERLLRAIFGEKAREVRDTSMKVPHGETGKVIGVRRFSRDDDDDLAPGVNEMIRVYVAQKRKIQDGDKLAGRHGNKGVVGKILPQEDMPFLPDGTPVDIILNTHGVPRRMNIGQVLEVHLGWLAAAGWSIDTNNPDNKDLMEMLPEELYDVPAGSLTATPVFDGASNEELAGLLANSRPNRDGDILVDGNGKAQLIDGRSGEPFPYPVSVGYMYILKLHHLVDEKIHARSTGPYSMITQQPLGGKAQFGGQRFGEMEVWAMQAYGAAYTLQELLTIKSDDVVGRVKVYEAIVKGENIPDPGIPESFKVLLKELQSLCLNVEVLSADGTPMELGTSDDDEFDQAGASLGINLSRDERSDADSA